The following coding sequences lie in one Flavobacterium sediminis genomic window:
- a CDS encoding glycine-rich domain-containing protein, which translates to MNEKYLSLLLPKERDFYKRVLTLLLFFFAVTTYSQTTVNLTTTGNGTWTVPCGIQSITVKAWGAGGGGGGSNVNASGGSGGGSGAYTENTFSVAPNQVINYTIGAGGTAGNSNGGTGGTGGSTTILGMIAGGGSGGAGNSGAVGNGGNASGGTVNTNGNPGFAGGATGGNGGNAPNGGAGGIGGSNSTGGNGNTPGAGAGGGERANGGAGNRAGVQEPEDRYRSHILILTVFHHTYTVFP; encoded by the coding sequence ATGAATGAGAAATACTTATCGCTGCTATTACCAAAAGAAAGAGATTTTTACAAAAGAGTCCTAACTCTTCTACTCTTCTTTTTTGCTGTAACAACTTACAGCCAAACAACAGTTAATTTAACTACGACCGGTAACGGAACATGGACTGTTCCGTGTGGAATTCAATCTATCACTGTCAAGGCATGGGGTGCCGGTGGCGGTGGCGGAGGATCAAATGTCAATGCAAGCGGAGGATCCGGTGGAGGATCCGGTGCTTATACTGAAAACACCTTTTCTGTAGCGCCTAACCAAGTAATCAATTACACAATTGGTGCAGGTGGAACTGCCGGAAACTCTAATGGCGGTACAGGAGGTACTGGCGGAAGTACAACCATTCTTGGAATGATTGCCGGTGGAGGATCTGGAGGTGCCGGAAATTCCGGTGCTGTTGGAAACGGAGGAAATGCCAGTGGCGGAACTGTTAATACAAACGGAAATCCCGGTTTCGCAGGTGGTGCTACCGGAGGAAATGGCGGTAACGCTCCTAATGGTGGTGCCGGAGGAATCGGAGGATCTAACAGTACAGGAGGTAATGGTAACACCCCGGGGGCCGGTGCGGGTGGAGGCGAAAGAGCTAACGGTGGTGCTGGTAACAGAGCCGGGGTACAGGAGCCAGAGGACAGATACAGATCACATATACTTATCCTTACTGTATTCCATCATACCTATACAGTATTTCCATGA